One Anabaena sphaerica FACHB-251 DNA window includes the following coding sequences:
- the rplD gene encoding 50S ribosomal protein L4, whose translation MVESVVKNWQGDQVGQTSFELRVAKEQTAAHIVHRALVRQMTNSRQGTVSTKTRSEVRGGGRKPWRQKGTGRARAGSIRSPLWRGGGVIFGPKPRDFNIKLNRKERRLALRTAFVSRTEDLIVVEEFSNELQRPKTKEMVAALARWGAAPEHKSLLILAEMAENVILSARNIENLKVIAADQLNVYDLLHADKIVVTSAALEKIQEVYSA comes from the coding sequence ATGGTTGAGAGTGTAGTTAAGAATTGGCAAGGAGACCAAGTTGGCCAGACCAGCTTTGAGTTGCGAGTTGCCAAAGAACAAACAGCGGCGCATATAGTACACCGCGCCCTCGTCAGACAAATGACCAATTCTCGCCAAGGTACAGTCAGCACCAAAACCCGTTCTGAAGTACGTGGTGGAGGTCGCAAGCCTTGGAGACAAAAAGGTACAGGTCGCGCTCGTGCCGGTTCTATTCGTTCACCCCTATGGCGTGGTGGTGGTGTGATCTTTGGACCAAAACCCAGAGATTTTAACATCAAGCTAAACCGTAAAGAACGACGCTTGGCATTGCGGACAGCCTTTGTTAGTCGCACCGAAGATTTGATTGTTGTAGAAGAATTTAGCAACGAACTACAACGCCCCAAAACCAAGGAAATGGTAGCAGCATTAGCCCGTTGGGGAGCAGCACCAGAACATAAATCCTTGTTAATTTTGGCTGAAATGGCAGAAAACGTAATTTTGTCAGCCCGCAATATCGAGAATTTAAAGGTAATTGCAGCTGACCAATTAAATGTTTACGATTTGCTGCACGCTGACAAAATCGTTGTGACATCAGCAGCTTTAGAAAAAATTCAGGAGGTCTACAGTGCCTAA
- the rpsC gene encoding 30S ribosomal protein S3: MGQKIHPVGFRLGITQEHQSRWFAVPDRYPELLQEDHKLRQYIEQKLGRSAQNNAGISEIRIERKADQIDLEVRTARPGVVVGRGGQGIESLRTGLQEMLGSNRQIRINVVEVQRVDADAYLIAEYIAQQLERRVSFRRVVRQAIQRAQRAGVQGIKVQVGGRLNGAEIARTEWTREGRVPLHTLRADIDYSCCTAQTVYGILGIKVWVFKGEIIPGQEETPAQPTTRDREPRRRQQQRRRQQFEDRSNEA; this comes from the coding sequence GTGGGACAGAAAATTCATCCAGTCGGTTTTCGTCTGGGTATTACACAAGAGCATCAATCCCGTTGGTTTGCGGTTCCTGATCGTTATCCAGAACTGCTACAGGAAGACCACAAACTCCGTCAATACATAGAACAAAAACTGGGTAGATCCGCTCAAAACAACGCCGGGATTTCCGAAATACGTATTGAGCGCAAAGCTGACCAAATCGACCTAGAGGTAAGGACAGCTAGACCAGGTGTGGTAGTAGGTCGGGGTGGACAAGGTATAGAATCACTGCGTACCGGACTCCAAGAAATGCTGGGCAGCAACCGCCAAATTCGCATTAACGTAGTTGAAGTTCAACGAGTTGATGCTGATGCCTACTTGATTGCAGAATACATTGCTCAACAACTAGAACGCCGTGTTTCCTTCCGTCGTGTAGTTCGCCAAGCTATTCAACGCGCCCAAAGAGCAGGAGTTCAAGGGATTAAGGTTCAAGTTGGTGGTCGGCTCAACGGTGCGGAAATTGCCCGGACAGAGTGGACACGTGAAGGCAGAGTACCTTTACATACCCTGCGGGCTGATATTGACTATTCTTGCTGCACAGCGCAAACAGTTTACGGCATTTTGGGCATCAAGGTTTGGGTATTTAAGGGAGAAATTATTCCTGGACAGGAAGAAACTCCAGCCCAACCAACAACAAGGGATCGCGAACCCCGCCGCCGTCAACAACAACGCCGTCGCCAGCAATTTGAAGACCGCTCCAATGAAGCATAG
- the rplE gene encoding 50S ribosomal protein L5, translated as MATTRLKNLYQETIVPKLTQQFQYTNVHQVPKVVKITINRGLGEAAQNAKALEASLNEIAVITGQKPVVTRAKKAIAGFKIRQGMPVGIMVTLRGERMYAFLDRLISLSLPRIRDFRGISPKSFDGRGNYTLGVREQLIFPEVEYDSIDQIRGLDISIITTAKNDEEGRALLKEMGMPFRDQ; from the coding sequence ATGGCGACAACAAGACTCAAAAATTTATACCAAGAGACAATTGTCCCCAAACTAACCCAACAGTTTCAATACACCAACGTTCATCAAGTACCGAAGGTGGTGAAAATAACTATTAACCGGGGTTTGGGAGAAGCTGCTCAAAATGCTAAAGCATTAGAAGCATCTTTAAACGAGATTGCAGTGATCACTGGTCAAAAACCAGTAGTGACAAGGGCAAAAAAGGCGATCGCTGGCTTCAAAATTCGTCAAGGTATGCCTGTGGGCATCATGGTGACTCTCAGAGGCGAACGGATGTATGCCTTTCTCGACCGACTGATTAGCCTATCATTACCTAGAATCCGCGACTTTCGCGGTATTAGCCCCAAAAGCTTTGACGGACGGGGTAACTATACTCTGGGTGTACGAGAACAGCTGATTTTTCCAGAAGTCGAGTACGATAGCATCGATCAAATCCGTGGTCTAGATATTTCTATCATCACCACAGCGAAAAACGACGAAGAAGGACGTGCCTTACTAAAAGAAATGGGAATGCCCTTTCGCGATCAATAA
- a CDS encoding AMIN domain-containing protein, which translates to MKNQLRTRKFYLLNLLIVSLFTLCSAIAINTCVSLAIAKLATLNKWQFNPKSQQLEITLSAVTKPEYFYLEQPPRLVVDLPNTQLGNVDTQKNYSGTIQKIRVSQFSPNITRIVIDLKPGTFVDANQVKLQPISPKNPTRWVLSPIFSHNSTSSINQASPAPLMTLPPPATNLPINQQPFVIAPPLNSQNPAPLSNLMIIPANSPNSSENANIITVPNSLPNVPNSQNSTDEILSIPIIEFGQPLPTIK; encoded by the coding sequence ATGAAAAATCAACTTAGAACCAGGAAATTTTACCTTTTAAATCTTTTAATAGTCAGCTTATTTACTTTATGTTCCGCAATTGCTATCAATACTTGCGTTAGTCTTGCAATTGCCAAATTAGCAACACTAAATAAATGGCAGTTCAACCCTAAATCGCAGCAACTAGAAATTACCCTTTCCGCAGTTACAAAACCTGAGTATTTCTACCTTGAGCAACCCCCGCGTCTAGTTGTAGATTTACCTAATACCCAATTAGGCAATGTAGACACCCAAAAAAACTATTCTGGAACAATCCAGAAAATTCGCGTTTCCCAATTTAGCCCTAACATCACCCGCATTGTCATCGATTTAAAACCAGGAACTTTTGTCGATGCCAACCAGGTAAAACTTCAACCCATTTCCCCAAAAAACCCAACTCGCTGGGTTTTAAGCCCTATATTCTCCCATAATAGCACTTCTTCAATCAATCAGGCATCCCCAGCCCCTTTGATGACTCTCCCACCACCAGCCACCAATTTACCCATAAACCAACAACCTTTTGTAATTGCACCGCCTCTTAATTCTCAAAACCCTGCTCCATTATCCAACTTGATGATTATCCCAGCTAATTCTCCCAATTCTTCAGAGAATGCCAATATCATTACAGTACCTAATTCTTTACCCAATGTTCCTAATTCCCAAAATTCTACAGATGAAATTCTTAGTATTCCTATAATTGAATTTGGTCAACCACTACCCACTATTAAATAA
- a CDS encoding cation:proton antiporter, whose translation MHTVILVLVEVLIVIGMSRLVGLAFKSIKQPLVIGEIVAGIMLGPSLFGLIAPHAAATLFPPEAVPFLNLLSQVGLIFFMFLIGLELNPKYLSGNLQAAILTSNISIIVPFSLASILSLLLYPLVSNASVSFTAFTLFLGAAMSITAFPVLARIITENNLQGTRLGTLALTCAAVDDVTAWCILAVAIAVARNGSIDQKAILTIFESLIYIGFMFTVGRWFLKRLMTHYRRAGRLSQFVLALIYMGVVASALITEFIGIHLIFGAFLLGAVMPKNAELVRELAVKTEDFVLIFLLPVFFAYSGLRTQIGLLNRPELWLLCALVLGVAIAGKYFGTYVAARLSGINKREASALGWLMNTRGLTELIVLNIGLELGVISPLLFTMLVVMALVTTFMTSPLLEWTYPKRLIKLDTVEPEPEQETDTYTEVRESMESFVTSYRILVPVANPSTQKGLVQLAVAIALNYRQPAVINPLSLIELEENYGFESTPTEANRLIAERRQQLEELIDTLEPPIIRSYIHPVVRISSNVARETAQIARIEQPDLILVGWHRPAFSNNRLGGRVGQILTTAPVDVAVFVDRGGERLESLLVPYSANIHDDLALILALRLLINRDTCMLQILQVLAGNHAQDELSYELHRMIEQLPVSVRDRIEIKHIADPEPMQAVVAASENVDLTIAGTSRAWGIERQTLGRYTDELAIQCRSSLLITRRYSQVTSHLSSLLPEVNHQEIQQIAGK comes from the coding sequence ATGCACACAGTTATTCTAGTCCTGGTTGAGGTGTTGATTGTTATTGGAATGTCACGGCTAGTAGGATTGGCATTTAAATCAATTAAGCAACCACTCGTAATTGGTGAGATTGTAGCTGGTATCATGTTGGGACCATCATTATTTGGTCTAATTGCTCCCCATGCAGCAGCTACCCTGTTTCCACCAGAAGCTGTTCCTTTCCTGAATCTTTTATCTCAGGTAGGACTAATATTTTTCATGTTTTTGATTGGTTTGGAGCTAAATCCGAAATATCTCAGCGGTAACTTACAAGCAGCAATTCTGACTTCAAATATCAGCATTATTGTTCCTTTTTCTCTGGCATCAATTTTATCTTTGCTGCTTTATCCCCTAGTTTCCAATGCGAGTGTCTCCTTTACAGCCTTTACCTTATTTTTGGGTGCGGCCATGTCAATTACAGCCTTTCCTGTATTGGCACGAATTATCACTGAGAATAATTTACAGGGAACACGTTTAGGGACATTAGCTTTAACTTGCGCCGCCGTTGATGATGTGACAGCATGGTGCATTTTAGCAGTAGCGATCGCAGTTGCTCGTAATGGTAGCATCGATCAAAAAGCTATCCTCACCATTTTTGAAAGCCTCATCTACATTGGTTTTATGTTCACCGTTGGGCGTTGGTTTCTCAAACGCCTCATGACCCATTATCGCCGCGCTGGACGGTTAAGCCAATTTGTTCTGGCCTTGATTTATATGGGAGTTGTTGCTTCTGCTCTCATTACTGAATTTATTGGCATTCACCTAATTTTTGGCGCATTTTTATTAGGTGCAGTCATGCCCAAAAATGCAGAATTAGTTAGAGAATTAGCTGTAAAAACTGAAGATTTTGTCTTAATTTTTCTGCTCCCTGTGTTTTTTGCCTACAGTGGTTTAAGGACGCAAATTGGTTTACTCAACCGTCCTGAATTATGGCTACTGTGTGCATTAGTTTTAGGAGTAGCGATCGCAGGTAAGTATTTTGGTACTTATGTAGCAGCCCGCCTCAGCGGCATCAACAAACGCGAAGCATCAGCCCTCGGTTGGTTAATGAATACTCGTGGTTTAACAGAATTAATTGTTTTGAATATTGGTTTAGAGTTGGGTGTAATTTCACCTTTGCTATTTACGATGCTGGTAGTTATGGCCTTGGTGACAACATTTATGACATCACCATTACTAGAATGGACATATCCGAAACGGTTAATCAAGTTAGATACAGTAGAACCAGAACCAGAGCAGGAAACAGATACATATACAGAGGTGAGAGAAAGTATGGAATCTTTCGTTACCTCCTACCGCATTTTAGTCCCCGTAGCTAACCCCAGCACTCAAAAAGGTTTAGTACAGTTAGCAGTAGCTATAGCTCTCAACTACCGACAACCTGCTGTTATCAATCCTCTCAGCTTAATTGAATTAGAAGAAAACTACGGTTTTGAAAGTACCCCAACAGAAGCGAATCGCTTAATTGCCGAGCGTCGCCAGCAACTAGAAGAATTAATTGATACCTTAGAACCGCCAATCATTCGCTCTTATATACATCCTGTCGTTCGTATATCAAGTAATGTCGCTAGAGAAACAGCCCAAATTGCCCGAATCGAACAACCAGATTTAATTCTCGTTGGATGGCATCGTCCAGCCTTTAGTAATAATCGCTTAGGTGGAAGAGTCGGGCAAATTCTCACCACCGCACCAGTAGATGTGGCTGTATTTGTAGATAGAGGTGGGGAACGTTTAGAAAGTTTGCTAGTTCCCTACTCCGCAAATATCCATGATGATTTAGCTCTGATCCTCGCCCTGCGACTGCTCATCAACCGTGATACTTGTATGTTGCAGATTTTACAAGTCTTAGCAGGAAATCACGCCCAAGATGAATTGAGTTATGAACTGCATAGGATGATCGAGCAATTACCAGTTAGTGTGCGCGATCGCATAGAAATTAAACACATTGCCGACCCAGAACCCATGCAAGCCGTAGTTGCAGCCTCAGAAAATGTTGATTTAACCATTGCTGGTACTAGTCGCGCTTGGGGTATTGAAAGACAAACTCTAGGACGATACACAGATGAACTAGCTATTCAATGCCGTTCTTCACTACTGATAACTCGTCGCTACAGTCAAGTTACCTCTCATCTCAGTTCCCTGCTACCAGAAGTTAACCACCAAGAAATACAGCAGATTGCAGGTAAATGA
- the rpsS gene encoding 30S ribosomal protein S19 translates to MGRSLKKGPFVADHLLSKLEKLNAKNEKQVIKTWSRASTILPMMVGHTIAVHNGKQHVPVFVNEQMVGHKLGEFAPTRTYRGHGKSDKKSGR, encoded by the coding sequence ATGGGTCGTTCTCTAAAAAAAGGTCCTTTCGTTGCTGATCACTTACTCAGCAAGCTCGAAAAACTGAACGCTAAAAACGAGAAGCAAGTCATCAAAACTTGGTCAAGAGCCTCGACAATTTTACCGATGATGGTAGGTCATACCATAGCTGTTCACAATGGAAAACAACACGTTCCAGTGTTTGTAAATGAACAGATGGTAGGACATAAGTTGGGTGAATTTGCCCCAACCCGCACCTACAGAGGTCATGGTAAAAGTGACAAAAAATCGGGGAGATAG
- the rplP gene encoding 50S ribosomal protein L16: MLSPRRTKFRKQQRGRMEGLATRGSTLNFGDFALQAQEPSWITSRQIEASRRAMTRYIRRGGQIWIRIFPDKPVTMRPAETRMGSGKGNPEFWVAVVKPGRILFEIAGVSEEVAREAMRLAAYKLPIKTKFIVRSQPQEQE, encoded by the coding sequence ATGTTAAGCCCTAGAAGAACAAAATTCCGCAAACAACAACGCGGACGCATGGAAGGTCTGGCAACCCGTGGTAGCACCCTCAACTTTGGGGATTTTGCCCTCCAGGCACAAGAACCATCGTGGATTACGTCCCGGCAAATAGAGGCTTCCCGTCGAGCAATGACTCGTTATATTCGCCGGGGTGGTCAAATCTGGATCAGGATTTTCCCTGATAAACCTGTAACTATGCGTCCCGCAGAGACCCGGATGGGTTCCGGTAAAGGTAATCCAGAATTTTGGGTAGCTGTCGTCAAACCAGGACGGATTTTATTTGAAATCGCTGGTGTTTCCGAAGAAGTAGCCCGTGAAGCTATGCGATTAGCAGCTTATAAACTGCCAATCAAAACCAAGTTTATTGTGCGCTCTCAACCACAGGAGCAGGAGTAG
- a CDS encoding NAD(P)H-quinone oxidoreductase subunit N — protein sequence MALITTGNGLIRDLEKFGALGVYVPLEGGYEGRYRRRLRAAGYINLHITARGLGDVAAYLTRVHGVRPPHLGKKSTGSGAAVGEVYYLPPMISSHLEQLPPKSKGLLLWIIEGHILSDQEVEYLANLPKLEPRVKVVIERGGDRYFRWTPLEKTLLAS from the coding sequence ATGGCACTAATTACCACTGGCAACGGTTTAATCCGGGATTTGGAGAAATTTGGCGCTCTGGGTGTATATGTTCCTTTGGAGGGAGGCTATGAAGGTCGGTATCGCCGTCGATTACGGGCTGCTGGCTATATTAACCTCCACATTACGGCCAGGGGACTAGGAGATGTTGCTGCCTATCTGACGAGAGTTCATGGAGTTAGACCTCCTCATCTGGGTAAAAAAAGCACTGGTAGCGGTGCAGCAGTGGGTGAGGTGTATTATCTACCACCAATGATCAGTTCTCATCTGGAACAGTTACCACCTAAGTCTAAGGGTCTATTGCTATGGATTATTGAGGGACATATTCTTTCTGATCAGGAAGTGGAATATTTGGCTAATTTGCCGAAGTTGGAACCACGGGTAAAAGTGGTGATTGAACGGGGTGGCGATCGCTATTTCCGCTGGACTCCGCTGGAAAAAACACTGTTAGCTAGTTAG
- a CDS encoding DUF3172 domain-containing protein: MRRKSTGRSAATTPKPSVFQSPLFNFTTIAILGGVLILGIGIGIAFSSTSTLSPSNVASREFIDTKAPNPEICVQYGASAMVMDARLFVTLNPFNVYVAQPNIRPGCVIRQNNWAILENKKLVTSDQVRECKNRLNTFGFTGNLDSEKPDIRCIYQNESAQNFFLSQPGAVAPNQDTERF; this comes from the coding sequence ATGAGACGTAAATCTACTGGTAGATCAGCTGCTACTACTCCTAAACCCTCTGTTTTCCAATCCCCTTTATTTAACTTCACTACTATTGCAATTTTGGGAGGGGTGTTGATTTTGGGAATTGGGATTGGTATTGCGTTTAGTTCTACAAGCACATTAAGCCCATCCAATGTGGCTTCCCGTGAATTCATTGATACCAAAGCACCAAACCCTGAAATTTGCGTGCAGTATGGAGCCAGCGCGATGGTCATGGATGCCAGACTGTTTGTAACTCTTAACCCCTTTAATGTCTATGTTGCCCAGCCTAATATTCGTCCTGGATGTGTGATCCGTCAAAATAACTGGGCAATTTTAGAAAACAAAAAACTTGTGACATCAGATCAGGTGAGGGAATGTAAAAATCGCCTTAATACTTTTGGCTTTACAGGTAATTTAGACAGTGAAAAGCCAGATATTAGGTGTATATATCAGAATGAATCTGCTCAAAACTTCTTCTTATCTCAACCGGGAGCAGTTGCACCAAATCAGGATACAGAAAGATTCTAA
- the rplC gene encoding 50S ribosomal protein L3, whose translation MSVGILGTKLGMTQIFDDAGRAIPVTVIQAGPCTVTQVKTKQTDGYSAIQVGYGEVKPKALNRPLLGHLAKSSAPALRHLNEYRTDASGDYALGQELKADIFSEGQIVDVIGTSIGRGFAGNQKRNNFGRGPMSHGSKNHRAPGSIGAGTTPGRVYPGKRMAGRLGGTRVTIRKLIVVRVDAERNLILIKGAIPGKPGALVNVVPTNKVGNK comes from the coding sequence GTGTCTGTAGGTATTCTCGGCACCAAGCTGGGCATGACCCAAATATTTGACGATGCAGGAAGAGCTATTCCTGTCACCGTAATTCAAGCCGGGCCATGCACTGTTACACAAGTTAAGACAAAACAGACCGACGGTTACTCTGCCATCCAAGTTGGTTATGGCGAAGTGAAGCCCAAGGCATTAAATAGACCACTACTAGGACACCTAGCTAAATCATCGGCCCCAGCATTGCGGCACTTGAATGAGTATCGCACTGATGCCTCTGGTGATTATGCTTTAGGTCAAGAACTTAAAGCAGATATTTTTAGTGAAGGTCAAATTGTAGATGTGATCGGTACAAGTATCGGTCGCGGTTTTGCGGGGAACCAAAAGCGTAATAACTTCGGTCGCGGTCCCATGTCACATGGTTCCAAAAACCACAGAGCGCCCGGTTCTATCGGTGCTGGTACAACTCCTGGTCGTGTTTATCCCGGTAAACGGATGGCAGGGCGCTTGGGTGGTACTCGTGTCACAATTCGCAAACTAATCGTAGTGCGAGTAGATGCAGAACGCAACTTAATTCTCATTAAAGGCGCTATTCCTGGTAAACCAGGAGCTTTAGTGAATGTTGTACCTACAAATAAAGTTGGTAATAAATAG
- the rpmC gene encoding 50S ribosomal protein L29, with product MPLPKISEARELSDEKLSEEIVAVKRQLFQLRLQKATRQLEKPHQFRHARHRLAQLLTVEGERQRAASQSTKE from the coding sequence ATGCCTCTTCCCAAGATTTCAGAAGCTAGAGAATTAAGTGACGAAAAACTGTCTGAGGAAATAGTCGCTGTCAAAAGACAACTATTTCAGTTGCGCTTGCAAAAAGCCACTAGACAGCTAGAAAAACCCCACCAGTTCAGACACGCCCGCCATCGCCTCGCCCAACTGCTGACAGTAGAGGGAGAACGCCAACGGGCTGCAAGTCAATCGACTAAGGAATAA
- the rplX gene encoding 50S ribosomal protein L24: MAKPQPKVFHKMHVKTGDTVQVIAGKDKGKVGEVIKALPQLSKVLIKGVNIKTKHVKPQQEGESGQIVTQEYPIHSSNVMLYSTKQNVASRVCYTFTAEGKKVRMLKKTGEILDK; this comes from the coding sequence ATGGCAAAGCCACAACCGAAAGTTTTTCATAAAATGCACGTCAAAACTGGCGACACTGTACAAGTGATAGCTGGTAAAGATAAGGGTAAAGTTGGGGAAGTAATTAAAGCACTACCCCAACTCAGCAAAGTCCTGATCAAAGGTGTGAATATCAAAACAAAGCACGTTAAACCTCAGCAAGAAGGGGAATCTGGGCAGATAGTCACCCAGGAGTATCCCATTCATAGCTCTAACGTTATGCTTTATTCCACCAAGCAAAACGTCGCTAGTCGAGTCTGCTACACTTTCACCGCCGAAGGTAAGAAAGTGAGAATGCTCAAGAAAACAGGTGAAATCCTCGATAAATAG
- the rplB gene encoding 50S ribosomal protein L2, translating to MGTRSYRPYTPSTRQVTISDFAEITKTEPEKSLTESVHRPKGRNNQGRITSRRRGGGHKQLYRIIDFKRDKRDIAATVTAIEYDPNRNARIALVVYEDGEKRYILHPNGLKVGATIIAGVEAPFEDGNALPLSKIPLGTNVHNVEMTPGKGGQIVRAAGATAQVVAKEGNYVTLKLPSGEVRMIRRECYATIGQVGNTDARNLSAGKAGRNRWKGRRPKVRGSVMNPVDHPHGGGEGRAPIGRSGPVTPWGKPTLGAKTRKRKKASTKLIVRRRRKSSKRGRGGRQS from the coding sequence ATGGGTACTCGTTCTTATCGCCCTTATACCCCCAGTACTCGCCAAGTTACAATCTCCGACTTTGCGGAAATCACTAAAACTGAGCCAGAAAAATCACTGACTGAATCAGTACATCGTCCCAAAGGTCGGAACAATCAAGGGCGGATAACCAGCCGTCGTCGGGGAGGCGGACACAAGCAACTTTACCGGATTATCGACTTTAAGAGAGATAAGCGGGATATTGCAGCTACAGTTACAGCAATTGAATACGATCCTAACCGGAATGCGCGAATCGCCCTGGTTGTATATGAAGATGGCGAAAAACGCTATATTTTACATCCCAATGGCTTGAAAGTAGGCGCAACAATTATTGCTGGCGTTGAAGCTCCTTTTGAAGATGGTAACGCCTTACCTCTGTCTAAGATTCCTTTGGGTACTAATGTTCATAACGTGGAAATGACTCCAGGTAAAGGCGGTCAAATTGTCCGTGCTGCTGGAGCGACAGCCCAAGTTGTGGCTAAAGAAGGTAATTACGTAACTCTTAAGTTACCTTCTGGTGAAGTTCGCATGATTCGCCGTGAATGTTACGCCACCATTGGACAAGTAGGCAACACTGACGCGAGAAACCTGAGTGCTGGTAAAGCCGGACGGAATCGCTGGAAGGGTCGTCGTCCTAAGGTCAGAGGTAGCGTCATGAACCCTGTTGATCACCCACATGGTGGTGGTGAAGGTAGAGCGCCCATCGGTAGATCGGGACCTGTGACACCTTGGGGTAAACCAACTTTAGGTGCTAAAACCCGCAAGCGCAAGAAAGCAAGCACTAAATTAATTGTACGTCGCCGTCGTAAGTCTTCTAAACGTGGACGTGGTGGTCGTCAGTCTTAG
- the rplN gene encoding 50S ribosomal protein L14, producing MIQPQTYLNVADNSGAKKLMCIRVLGAGNRRYGGVGDKIIAVVKESSPNMAVKKSDVVEAVIVRTRKSINRDSGMSIRFDDNAAVIINKDGNPRGTRVFGPVARELRDKNFTKIVSLAPEVL from the coding sequence GTGATTCAACCCCAAACTTATCTGAATGTCGCAGATAATAGCGGTGCCAAAAAACTCATGTGTATCCGCGTATTAGGTGCAGGCAACCGCCGCTACGGTGGCGTGGGCGATAAAATTATCGCTGTTGTTAAAGAGTCCTCACCCAACATGGCTGTGAAAAAGTCTGATGTCGTGGAAGCAGTAATTGTCCGCACCAGAAAAAGTATAAATCGTGACAGTGGCATGAGCATTCGTTTTGATGATAATGCCGCAGTCATCATCAACAAAGATGGTAATCCTAGAGGTACACGGGTTTTCGGACCAGTGGCACGGGAATTACGCGATAAAAACTTTACCAAAATAGTTTCTCTCGCGCCGGAGGTGCTGTAA
- the rpsQ gene encoding 30S ribosomal protein S17: MAVKERVGLVVSDKMQKTVVVAVENRAPHPKYGKIVVRTRRYKAHDEDNHCKVGDRVRIQETRPLSKTKRWQVTEILNAKATT, encoded by the coding sequence ATGGCAGTCAAGGAACGAGTTGGCTTGGTAGTGAGCGATAAAATGCAAAAAACAGTGGTAGTTGCTGTGGAAAACCGCGCTCCTCACCCCAAGTACGGCAAAATCGTAGTTCGAACCCGGCGCTATAAGGCTCACGATGAAGATAATCACTGCAAAGTGGGCGATCGCGTGCGTATTCAGGAAACTCGACCCCTGAGCAAAACTAAGCGTTGGCAAGTTACAGAAATCCTCAACGCTAAAGCTACAACATAA
- a CDS encoding 50S ribosomal protein L23, protein MPNFDPRNLADLVRRPILTEKATIMMEQNKYTFEVTPKSTKPEIRAAIEDLFQVKVVKVNTSLPPRKKRRVGKFIGFKPQYKRAVVTIATGDAEKIRQVLFPDV, encoded by the coding sequence GTGCCTAACTTTGACCCCCGTAACCTTGCCGATTTAGTACGTCGTCCAATTCTTACCGAAAAGGCGACAATCATGATGGAGCAAAACAAATACACATTTGAAGTAACTCCAAAATCGACGAAACCAGAAATTAGAGCAGCAATTGAAGACTTGTTTCAAGTCAAGGTTGTAAAAGTCAATACCTCCTTACCACCACGCAAAAAGCGCCGAGTCGGTAAGTTTATCGGCTTTAAACCCCAATACAAGCGGGCTGTTGTAACCATAGCAACTGGGGACGCAGAAAAAATCAGACAAGTTCTCTTCCCAGATGTTTAA
- the rplV gene encoding 50S ribosomal protein L22: MATDTTEVKAIARYIRISPYKVRRVLDQIRGRSYREALIILEFMPYRACDPVLKVLRSAAANAEHNAGLERAELVITQAYADQGPVLKRFQPRAQGRAYQIRKPTCHITVAVGAGATAAK, from the coding sequence ATGGCAACTGATACTACAGAAGTTAAAGCGATCGCTCGTTACATCCGCATTTCTCCCTATAAAGTGCGTCGTGTACTTGACCAAATCCGGGGACGGTCATATCGAGAAGCACTCATCATCCTGGAATTCATGCCCTACCGAGCTTGTGATCCAGTATTAAAGGTGTTAAGAAGTGCAGCAGCTAATGCTGAACATAATGCAGGACTAGAACGGGCGGAACTAGTCATTACTCAGGCTTATGCTGACCAAGGTCCAGTCCTGAAACGGTTTCAGCCCAGAGCGCAGGGACGAGCTTACCAAATTCGCAAGCCGACGTGTCACATCACTGTCGCTGTCGGTGCAGGTGCTACTGCTGCTAAATAA